From Citricoccus sp. SGAir0253, a single genomic window includes:
- a CDS encoding N-carbamoylsarcosine amidohydrolase, which translates to MTITSNDIEARLAAVLEEAFEAGTSIYNDRGFKRRIGYGNRPAVIHIDLANAWTRPGHPFSCPGMEEIIPNVQRINEAARAKGVPVFYTTNVYRNRDASSGTNDMGLWYSKIPVETLPADSYWAQIDDRIAPAEGEVVIEKNRASAFPGTNLELFLTSNRIDTLIVTGATAAGCVRHTVEDAIAKGFRPIIPRETIGDRVPGVVQWNLYDIDNKFGDVESTDSVVDYLNRLPQFEDTVPKTLADPQPEVTAPADPA; encoded by the coding sequence ATGACGATCACGTCCAACGACATCGAGGCCCGTCTCGCAGCAGTGCTGGAGGAGGCCTTCGAGGCCGGCACGAGCATCTACAACGACCGCGGCTTCAAGCGGCGGATCGGCTACGGCAACCGCCCCGCCGTCATCCACATCGACCTGGCGAACGCCTGGACCCGCCCGGGCCACCCCTTCAGCTGCCCCGGCATGGAGGAGATCATCCCGAACGTGCAGCGGATCAACGAGGCCGCGCGCGCCAAGGGCGTCCCGGTCTTCTACACCACGAACGTCTACCGCAACCGGGACGCGAGCTCGGGGACGAACGACATGGGCCTGTGGTACTCGAAGATCCCCGTGGAGACCCTGCCGGCGGACTCGTACTGGGCGCAGATCGACGACCGCATCGCCCCCGCCGAGGGCGAGGTCGTGATCGAGAAGAACCGCGCCTCCGCGTTCCCGGGCACGAACCTCGAGCTCTTCCTGACCTCCAACCGCATCGACACCCTGATCGTGACCGGCGCGACCGCGGCCGGCTGCGTGCGCCACACCGTGGAGGACGCGATCGCCAAGGGCTTCCGTCCGATCATCCCCCGGGAGACCATCGGCGACCGCGTCCCGGGCGTCGTGCAGTGGAACCTCTACGACATCGACAACAAGTTCGGCGACGTGGAGTCCACCGACTCGGTGGTGGACTACCTGAACCGCCTCCCGCAGTTCGAGGACACGGTCCCGAAGACCCTCGCGGATCCGCAGCCCGAGGTGACGGCCCCCGCGGACCCCGCCTGA
- a CDS encoding MFS transporter, translated as MRAPNAPTHSTGPARGLSDTLEKVRPEHLRKVVSASFAGTVVEWFDFAIYGYMATHIAATFFTSTDPVIGLLEAFAVFAVAFALRPLGGIVFGRLGDRLGRKRILVLTVLLMSASTAAIGLIPGQEAIGVWAAVLLAVARCVQGLSAGGEYAGATIYVVEHSPDRRRNRHSSAMSAATFVSFALAAGLGALLSTVLPPAAMGEWGWRVLFLLSIPMGLIAFYIRSKLHESPEFQAMVEESAHRPAPTLGQVVRTQWPQMLKLGGFVMLTALSFYIFSTYMATFLIQVVGLPQHLALLSSLVSLLFATALSPVMGRVSDRIGRRRTMQLAASLLVVLTIPAYMLAETGTLGGAVAGQLLIATGAVTANVVTSVLISEMFSTDVRYTASGMSYNITYAVFGGTAPYIATWLVASTGNSLAPAVYVSIVAAVSLVVVSAFIRETAGRPLRRFHDDPVAADA; from the coding sequence ATGAGAGCACCGAACGCACCTACCCACTCCACCGGCCCCGCTCGCGGGCTCTCGGACACCCTCGAGAAGGTCCGTCCCGAGCACCTGCGCAAGGTGGTGAGCGCGTCCTTCGCCGGCACTGTCGTCGAGTGGTTCGACTTCGCCATCTATGGCTACATGGCCACGCACATCGCCGCGACCTTCTTCACCTCCACCGATCCGGTGATCGGCCTGCTGGAGGCCTTCGCGGTCTTCGCGGTGGCCTTCGCGCTACGCCCCCTCGGCGGGATCGTCTTCGGCCGGCTGGGTGACAGGCTGGGCCGCAAGAGGATCCTCGTCCTGACGGTCCTGCTGATGTCGGCGTCCACGGCGGCCATCGGCCTCATCCCCGGCCAGGAGGCGATCGGCGTCTGGGCCGCCGTCCTGCTCGCGGTGGCCCGGTGCGTCCAGGGCCTCTCCGCCGGCGGCGAGTACGCCGGTGCCACCATCTACGTGGTCGAGCACAGCCCGGACCGCCGGCGGAACCGCCATTCCAGCGCCATGTCCGCGGCCACCTTCGTCTCGTTCGCCCTCGCCGCGGGGCTGGGCGCGCTGCTCAGCACCGTCCTCCCGCCCGCGGCGATGGGCGAGTGGGGCTGGAGGGTCCTGTTCCTGCTGTCCATCCCGATGGGCCTGATCGCCTTCTACATCCGCTCCAAGCTCCACGAGTCCCCCGAGTTCCAGGCCATGGTGGAGGAATCCGCCCACCGTCCGGCCCCGACCCTCGGCCAGGTCGTGCGCACCCAGTGGCCGCAGATGCTCAAGCTGGGCGGATTCGTCATGCTGACCGCCCTGTCCTTCTACATCTTCTCCACCTACATGGCCACGTTCCTCATCCAGGTGGTCGGCCTGCCCCAGCACTTGGCGCTGCTCTCCAGCCTCGTCTCCCTCCTCTTCGCCACGGCCCTGTCCCCGGTGATGGGCCGCGTCTCGGACCGGATCGGACGCCGTCGCACCATGCAGCTGGCCGCGTCGCTGCTCGTCGTCCTGACGATCCCGGCGTACATGCTGGCGGAGACGGGCACCCTCGGCGGCGCCGTGGCCGGCCAGCTGCTCATCGCCACCGGAGCCGTCACGGCCAACGTGGTGACCTCCGTGCTCATCTCGGAGATGTTCTCCACGGACGTGCGGTACACGGCCTCGGGGATGAGCTACAACATCACCTACGCCGTCTTCGGCGGCACCGCCCCCTACATCGCCACGTGGCTCGTGGCATCGACCGGCAACTCCCTGGCCCCGGCCGTCTACGTCTCGATCGTCGCCGCGGTGTCCCTCGTGGTGGTCTCGGCCTTCATCAGGGAGACCGCCGGGCGTCCGCTGCGCCGCTTCCACGACGACCCGGTGGCAGCGGACGCCTGA
- a CDS encoding IclR family transcriptional regulator — MPGTQSQGDKPQGAAASLLNGLAVLEAFSVTSRPLLGVTEISELVGLHKSTVSRMLAGLTESGYVQRDEDSGRYRLGLGMIGLAGPLLAELDVRRAAVPHLEELTEATDETAAISVWNGTNAIVVEQTASPHQVKHSASIGTRYNKYASSSVRVFLAELPPEEVGRLLSGGIIQRDSYRGLDDPAHEHLRTVRDQGYAVNDGETTFEEYGVSAPVRDYRGRAVGCITASAPRSRVQFRASQDVLRDAVLRAAGQVSARLGSR, encoded by the coding sequence AGCGTCACTGCTGAACGGGCTGGCGGTGCTGGAGGCCTTCTCCGTGACCTCGCGTCCACTGCTGGGGGTCACGGAGATCTCCGAGCTCGTCGGACTGCACAAGAGCACCGTCTCCCGGATGCTCGCCGGCCTGACGGAGTCCGGCTACGTGCAGCGCGACGAGGACTCCGGGCGCTACCGCCTGGGCCTGGGGATGATCGGCCTGGCGGGCCCACTGCTGGCCGAGCTGGACGTGCGCCGGGCGGCGGTGCCCCACCTGGAGGAGCTGACCGAGGCCACCGACGAGACTGCGGCGATCTCCGTCTGGAACGGCACCAACGCGATCGTGGTGGAGCAGACGGCCAGCCCGCACCAGGTGAAGCACAGCGCCTCGATCGGCACGCGCTACAACAAGTACGCCAGCTCGTCCGTCCGCGTGTTCCTGGCCGAGCTGCCGCCCGAGGAGGTCGGCCGCCTGCTCTCGGGGGGCATCATCCAACGGGACAGCTACCGGGGGCTCGACGACCCAGCCCATGAGCACCTGCGGACCGTCCGGGACCAGGGCTACGCCGTCAACGACGGCGAGACCACCTTCGAGGAGTACGGCGTCTCCGCGCCCGTCCGGGACTACCGCGGACGGGCCGTGGGCTGCATCACGGCCAGCGCGCCGCGGTCCCGGGTGCAGTTCCGGGCCAGCCAGGACGTCCTGCGGGACGCCGTCCTGCGCGCGGCCGGGCAGGTCTCCGCACGCCTGGGCAGCCGCTGA
- the bioD gene encoding dethiobiotin synthase, whose protein sequence is MSAAVLCVTGTDTDVGKTIATACLAAAALAAGERVAVYKPAQTGVGPDEPGDVDTVAALLGRPGRLTVAEGVRVGPAMAPVDAALEAGGEAAAAALPDLRRHLDRIADLAAAHDTVLVEGAGGLLVQLTPAGDTIADVALACEAPLAVVARPDLGTLNHTGLTLEAAGRRGVRPGPLVVGSWPAEPSAVHRANLVRLQELAAEHGYAFGGTLPAGLGAAEAAEVFRVAGGLVASGRGR, encoded by the coding sequence GTGAGCGCGGCCGTGCTGTGCGTGACGGGCACGGACACGGACGTCGGCAAGACGATCGCGACGGCGTGCCTCGCCGCCGCGGCGCTGGCCGCCGGCGAGCGCGTGGCCGTCTACAAGCCCGCCCAGACGGGGGTGGGCCCGGACGAGCCCGGGGACGTGGACACGGTGGCGGCGCTGCTGGGCCGCCCCGGGCGGCTGACCGTGGCCGAGGGCGTGCGGGTGGGTCCGGCGATGGCGCCCGTCGACGCGGCACTCGAGGCCGGGGGAGAGGCCGCCGCGGCCGCGCTGCCGGACCTGCGCCGGCACCTGGACCGCATCGCGGACCTCGCCGCGGCCCACGACACCGTGCTCGTGGAGGGGGCCGGGGGACTGCTCGTGCAGCTGACGCCGGCGGGGGACACGATCGCGGACGTGGCCCTGGCGTGTGAGGCGCCGCTGGCCGTCGTCGCCCGCCCGGACCTCGGGACCCTGAACCACACCGGCCTGACGCTCGAGGCCGCCGGCCGGAGGGGCGTGCGGCCGGGGCCGCTGGTCGTGGGCAGCTGGCCCGCGGAGCCGAGCGCGGTGCACCGCGCCAACCTCGTCCGGCTGCAGGAGCTGGCCGCGGAGCACGGGTACGCCTTCGGCGGGACCCTGCCCGCGGGGCTCGGCGCCGCGGAGGCGGCGGAGGTGTTCCGGGTCGCCGGCGGGCTCGTCGCGTCCGGTCGGGGCCGGTAG